From Procambarus clarkii isolate CNS0578487 chromosome 65, FALCON_Pclarkii_2.0, whole genome shotgun sequence, one genomic window encodes:
- the LOC138355043 gene encoding uncharacterized protein, with the protein MEVADKMKMTLIGLKGHLTRQITKCQNLSQQSPVDYIELEDLLQVAERRFKHINQYMNLYLLELYKTLISETELEDIVNNLAQYEDDVQVKLQPFKKQIAKSKLTTAFTAHPDPDVKLPQISIPTFSDNENESWDDFWSKFVDAEDPKTNIPKTTKFTYLQGLLRNEALKVIFNITLTSDGYDLAVQLLKSIYDNKERTITIFVQKLLDLPSANYSTDSLQTFRLELESLLKALSLKVQIQTAE; encoded by the coding sequence ATGGAAGTGGCTGACAAAATGAAAAtgacccttatcggtctgaaaggtcacttgacccgacagattaccaagtgtcaaaatctgtcacaacagtcacctgttgactacattGAGTTAGAGGACTTGCTTCAAGTTGCTGAAAGAAGATTCAAACATATTAATCAATATATGAATCTGTACTTGTTAGAACTATACAAAACCTTAATAAGTGAAACTGAACTTGAGGACATTGTAAATAATTTAGCCCAGTACGAAGATGATGTACAGGTTAAACTTCAGCCCTTCAAAAAGCAGATTGCTAAAAGTAAATTAACAACAGCCTTTACTGCACATCCAGATCCTGATGTTAAATTACCTCAGATCagtatacccacattctctgatAACGAGAATGAGAgctgggatgatttctggagtaaattcgtggatgcagAAGACCCTAAAACTAACATCCCCAAAACAACcaagttcacttatttacaaggcttgttacgaaatgaagccttgaaggtaATCTTTAACATAACATTGACAAGTGATGGTTAcgacctagctgttcaattgcttaagAGCATCTATGATAACAAGGAAAGAACTATTACTATCTTTGTCCaaaaattgctggatttaccatctgctaattattctacagattctctccaaactttcagactaGAGCTAGAGTctctactcaaggccttaagccttaaagtccaaattcagactgcTGAATGA
- the LOC138355044 gene encoding adhesive plaque matrix protein-like, with amino-acid sequence MNEITEGLHTLVERQRANQDGKSVSNFSNSHHKPQRTATTVVKLNFNKSSPKWKSGNGPHGSLGEAVLPHNYPRLSCLPHNYPRLSCLPHNYPRLSFLPHNYPRLSCLPHNYPRLSCLPHNYPRLSFLPNNYPRLSFLPHNYPRLSCLPHNYPRLSFLPHNYPRLSFLPNNYPRLSFLPNNYPRLSFLPHNYPRLSCLPHNYPRLSFLPNNYPRLSFLPNNYPRLSFLPHNYPRLSCLPHNYPRLSFLPHNYPRLSCLPHNYPRLSCLPHNYPRLSFPPHNYPRLSCLPHNYPRLSCLPHNYPRLSFLPNNYPRLSFLPNNYPRLSFLPHNYPRLSFPAPQLPKTLLPAPQLPKTLLPAPQLPKTLLPAPQLPKTLLPAPQLPKTLLPAPQLPKTLLPAPQLPKTLLPAPQLPNTLLPAPQLPKTLLPAPQLPKTLLPAPQLPKTLLPALQLPKTLLPAPQLPKTLLPAPQLPKTLLPASQLPKTLLPAPQLPKTLLPAPQLPKTLLPHNYPRLSFLPHNYPRLSCPTTTQDSPSCPTTTQHSPSCTTTTQDSPSCPTTTQDSPSCSTTTQDSPSCPTTTQDSPSCPTTTQDSPACPTTTQDSPACPTTTQDSPSCPTTTQDSPACPTTTQDSPAPQLPKTLLPAPQLPKTLLPHNYPRLSFLPHNYPRLSCLPHNYPRLSFLPYNYPRLSFLPHNYPRLSFLPHNYPRLSCLPHNYPRLSFLPHNYPKLSCLPHNYPRLSFLPHNYPRLSFLPHNYPKLSCLPHNYPTLSFLLHNYPRLSFLPHNYPTLSFLPHNYPRLSCLPYNYPRLSFLPHNYPTLSFLPHNYPRLSCLPHNYPRLSFLPHNYPRLSFLPHNYPRLSCLPHNYQFPFQ; translated from the exons ATGAATGAGATAACAGAAGGTTTACATACCCTAGTCGAAAGACAgagagccaaccaagatgggaagagtgtttcaaacttctctaactctcatcataaaccccaacgtactgcaactactgtagtaaaactaaatttcaataaatcatctccgaaatggaaatctggaaat GGACCACACGGGAGCCTGGGGGAGGCAGTCCTGCCCCACAACTACCCAAGACTCTCCTGCCTGCCCCACAACTACCCAAGACTCTCCTGCCTGCCCCACAACTACCCAAGACTCTCCTTCCTGCCCCACAACTACCCAAGACTCTCCTGCCTGCCCCACAACTACCCAAGACTCTCCTGCCTGCCCCACAACTACCCAAGACTCTCCTTCCTGCCCAACAACTACCCAAGACTCTCCTTCCTGCCCCACAACTACCCAAGACTCTCCTGCCTGCCCCACAACTACCCAAGACTCTCCTTCCTGCCCCACAACTACCCAAGACTCTCCTTCCTGCCCAACAACTACCCAAGACTCTCCTTCCTGCCCAACAACTACCCAAGACTCTCCTTCCTGCCCCACAACTACCCAAGACTCTCCTGCCTGCCCCACAACTACCCAAGACTCTCCTTCCTGCCCAACAACTACCCAAGACTCTCCTTCCTGCCCAACAACTACCCAAGACTCTCCTTCCTGCCCCACAACTACCCAAGACTCTCCTGCCTGCCCCACAACTACCCAAGACTCTCCTTCCTGCCCCACAACTACCCAAGACTCTCCTGCCTGCCCCACAACTACCCAAGACTCTCCTGCCTGCCCCACAACTACCCAAGACTCTCCTTCCCGCCCCACAACTACCCAAGACTCTCCTGCCTGCCCCACAACTACCCAAGACTCTCCTGCCTGCCGCACAACTACCCAAGACTCTCCTTCCTGCCCAACAACTACCCAAGACTCTCCTTCCTGCCCAACAACTACCCAAGACTCTCCTTCCTGCCCCACAACTACCCAAGACTCTCCTTCCCTGCCCCACAACTACCCAAGACTCTCCTGCCTGCCCCACAACTACCCAAGACTCTCCTTCCTGCCCCACAACTACCCAAGACTCTCCTGCCTGCCCCACAACTACCCAAGACTCTCCTTCCTGCCCCACAACTACCCAAGACTCTCCTGCCTGCCCCACAACTACCCAAGACTCTCCTTCCTGCCCCACAACTACCCAAGACTCTCCTGCCTGCCCCACAACTACCCAACACTCTCCTTCCCGCCCCACAACTACCCAAGACTCTCCTGCCTGCCCCACAACTACCCAAGACTCTCCTTCCTGCCCCACAACTACCCAAGACTCTCCTTCCTGCCCTACAACTACCCAAGACTCTCCTTCCTGCCCCACAACTACCCAAGACTCTCCTTCCTGCCCCACAACTACCCAAGACTCTCCTGCCTGCCTCACAACTACCCAAGACTCTCCTGCCTGCCCCACAACTACCCAAGACTCTCCTGCCTGCCCCACAACTACCCAAGactctcctgccccacaactaccCAAGACTCTCCTTCCTGCCCCACAACTACCCAAGactctcctgccccacaactaccCAAGACTCTCCTTCCTGCCCCACAACTACCCAACACTCTCCTTCCTGCACCACAACTACCCAAGACTCTCCTTCCTGCCCTACAACTACCCAAGACTCTCCTTCCTGCTCCACAACTACCCAAGACTCTCCTTCCTGCCCTACAACTACCCAAGACTCTCCTTCCTGCCCCACAACTACCCAAGACTCTCCTGCCTGCCCCACAACTACCCAAGACTCTCCTGCCTGCCCTACAACTACCCAAGACTCTCCTTCCTGCCCCACAACTACCCAAGACTCTCCTGCCTGCCCCACAACTACCCAAGactctcctgccccacaactaccCAAGACTCTCCTTCCTGCCCCACAACTACCCAAGactctcctgccccacaactaccCAAGACTCTCCTTCCTGCCCCACAACTACCCAAGACTCTCCTGCCTGCCCCACAACTACCCAAGACTCTCCTTCCTGCCCTACAACTACCCAAGACTCTCCTTCCTGCCCCACAACTACCCAAGACTCTCCTTCCTGCCCCACAACTACCCAAGACTCTCCTGCCTGCCCCACAACTACCCAAGACTCTCCTTCCTGCCCCATAACTACCCAAAACTCTCCTGCCTGCCCCACAACTACCCAAGACTCTCCTTCCTGCCCCACAACTACCCAAGACTCTCCTTCCTGCCCCATAACTACCCAAAACTCTCCTGCCTGCCCCACAACTACCCAACACTCTCCTTCCTGCTCCACAACTACCCAAGACTCTCCTTCCTGCCCCATAACTACCCAACACTCTCCTTCCTGCCCCACAACTACCCAAGACTCTCCTGCCTGCCCTACAACTACCCAAGACTCTCCTTCCTGCCCC